The genomic interval AATGGGAGCCAGAGAGAAAGTGCGTCGCACATCCATTTAACTGCTGTTGGTCCGGTGAAACACCACCTCCTGCCTGCCAAAAGAATATGGAAATTACCTTTGCTCACTGAGGTCTTACTTATTTACTGAATGTGCGCTGAATTTAAACTGTTCACaatgtaaactttaaaaaaaaaaaaaaaaaagacaaactagCCAATCTCTCCATGTTACAAAGCccaacattaaaaatatgtttacatAAACAGTTTGGGTCTCTAAGGAAGCAATGTTTCCCTTCAACTGTTAAAATGTCATTAAGCCTCAAAGTGGTACATTATTAGGCCCATGACTGCTTTGGCTGACAGGTGGATGCCAGGACAGCTCAGCTTCACCACACCACCACAGCTCATcacagtgaaaatcttaacCCTGTTTGTGGCGCTTTATTGTAACatttataaaagaaagaaaaaaaaacacagcttgcTGTGCACCTTTACAGTCTTGGTTATCAGCTAAGTCTGTAGTCTTAGCTAATAAAGAAGGGGATAGCACAGGGGCTTAAAAAGTGCTGTGTACACAGAAATGCAGTTCCTCCAGTGACCACTTGAGGCCTACCCTAAAAGCAAGTCACCACTCCATAGAGTATgttaaaatgcttaaaaagcatgtttacagcatgGTATAAAAATCTATTTCTGGTTTCTAATCCACAGCTAACGGTACAGGGATGTGTGGGGTTTTTATATAATTTACACTTCAAAACATTATTAAATCTTAAAGTTGAGTATACAGCTCCTTTGACAAGTGGATGCCAAGACGGCTGCCTGTTAAGCATCATCTTGGTTAATATGATGACAGGTGATAGGAATCCCATTTCAAATCCAATTATTTGACAAAAGTTAATTATACTTACAAGAAGTCCAACAAGTTGGTGGTGAAATTCTAGTTTTATTAGTGTGTTACATAGCATCAGTTACCAGATCTGTGTCTGTGCGATGCACCCAGTCTATGGATGGAGCTTGCCAACTTTGATAACTTTATACTCTACCTTCtgactcaaaaaaataaataaataaataaaaatagggtCACAGAGATCCTGAAGTCCTGTGGACATTCATAGTTCCAGTAAGATGATAGAGAACCCCGGAGCATCATAGGAACAGCAAGCAGCACTTGTTAATATGTAGTGAAGAGAAGTTTTTAGAAGTGAAGAagtagggggtggggggtggggtggatggatggatggattatcaTTATTAGGCTCCGGAGCCTGGAATGCCAGGTAGCGACCGACTGTCAATGAGAAACTGATACAAGACAAGAGaactgcttcctgtgtggacaccTTTTAAAGCTTCAACGTCAAGATTCAcctcttttatatgcagtccaACTAACATGCTTATGCTTATAAGTATTCTGCTTCACTGGTCAAATGTGCTTACTTCTGGCTCACAAAAAAGATGCCAAGAgccaaaatgttaaaattcaggctctgaaatgtgcaTTTACAATCCTATATCTGactttcatcttttatatacagcctcTGATGAATATGGTGGTCCTGCCATTGTTGATACTGTACTTGAGAGGTGCAAAGtccttaaactttttttttttaatctgtagtTAATCATAAGTCTGGTGCCCTTGAGGAACTGGCAGTTGTCAGTTTTAAGAGTTTGGTAATCCAGCAGTCAGCCTGTCTTGTGGCTATTCCAATTGCTCTCCCTGGATGAGAgcagcaaaacagaacaaatgagGCTGCACAGATGCCACTGCTGACATCCCTCCCAATGAGGCAGAAAGTAAACACTTTCAGCTGATGAATACTGAATGACTGCTGTACATTCAAAGCTCGACTCACCTGCATgaacaaagttttacagccggCCACATGTGACAAAGTCGTCTTTCTGCTACTTCCGGCTGCATAGCAACAAAAGGTGCCAGTGTCACCAAGGAGAGTAAAGGAGTGATCCAACCTCAGACAGACTACACAGTCATAACACAAGCAAAATGTGGTGAGGCAGCTGCTAATAAACACTGAATCCAGAAACCTTGGCTTTTTTCGGGTTCTAACAGCACCAACACTAGTCTCTGCTCCCACTGCACCAGTTGTGGTGGTTGGAAGCTAAGAAAAGCAATCAATACTGATGTGGTGGTGCACAATCTTCATCAAGGCACTACACCAAGAGAACATCAGGGCCCAGgacaaacataacaaaaaataagaaCATGTGCAAATACACTGAAAGGCAAATGTAAAAGGTTCATGGAGGGTGCTAAGAAAATAACCAGTCTGGTAGGTCCTGGTTAAAAATATATGTTACCCATGAGTGCCTTTACATACTCTATAATCTTGGTAAAAGCAGCAGACGGATACCtagcttaagaaaaaaaacaaaacaaaactgcagattgaatttgaacattaaaaataaacagtaataCTTTGATTTTGCCTTTCctctctgggaaaaaaaaaatactgtattgCCATCATGCGCAATCATATAATGAACACAGAATACAATGTAACCAAGTCTAGCCCTGAACCTCAAGGAAACAGGATGGGACTTTAAAACTGCCGGAATCAAACCTCTACTCTCTGTGGCCACAGGACGGATCAAATGATACTGAATATGAAGACTTGTGTAAGTAGAAAGTCTGacagctgtttttaaacacacacacacacacacagcatcttAGCATGGTTAAACATCCGCTGCTGTCGTTCTATCATCTGGCCTATGGCTCTTTTAGCATATTAATTAGCCTGTACACCATCACCAGTTTTAGTTTGACATTGCCAAGACCTGCTCTCCCCACACTTTCACGTCACAGTTGTCAGGCAAAACACCCGGGCTTTTTTACCAaatggggcagcacggtggcgcagtggttagcactgctgcctcacagttagaataccatctggaaggcctgggttcgattccaccttggcccaggcctctccctctctctgtgtggagtttgcatgttctccccgtgcttgcgtgggtttcctccgggtactccggtttcctcccacattccaaaagacatgcacttactggggttaggttaattggctaatctaaattgcccataggtgtgactgagtgcgtgaatgtgagtgtgaaaggttgtctgtcattccgtgttggccctgcaacaggctggcgacctgttcagggtgtaccctgcctctcgccctataacaactgggataggctccagcccccccgcgacccttaacaggatgtgcggaagcgaatggatggatggatggaacaaaaATTAACTTCAAGCGTTGTTAGAGTAAGTGTCAAGCTTTtcacaacagaaaaagaaactatgtaggaaaaaaaagtatgttagaagcagtcagaaaaaaagtcatttttgttttagctGCAAGGCTTTAATATTCCTCTTGTGCTGGTGAGCTACATGGCATGGTCCTTACCATGCACTGtgggctggatttttttttttagataatgcTTTGAAAGGGAAACTGGAAGAGGTCTGAAGTCACTGTACTCAGAAACTGCAAGGACAACACAGTTGGACATTTAAGACTTCACAGATTAACAACTGTCATTATACCATCATGGCATTTTAGATACAGTACCAACATGCTGATGGTGACCACGCAATTTCTTACTGTCTTAGTTTAGCATTTCAGCGTGCTAACATTTACCAATCGGCATTAAAGCAAAGACACAGTGAAGTGGTTTCAGTGAATACATTACAGATGAGGCTAGTCTTTAGTTTTGTGGATTACTTATCAAAATTAAGCAAACTGAAATTTTGACAGgttgcatcaaaaaaaaaaaaaaaaaaaagtactgtattCCTCATTCAGTGCATCAAATATATGTCAGCTTAGCAGCCAGATTTCCAGAAATATATAAAACCTTCAagacattttattcacaaacaaaactttaaatCTGGAGGAACGGTCACAGCCAGAGAAGAATTTGCTGAGCAGGAATCTGATGGTGGTGGTAGAGGAAAAGTGAGGGCATCACTATGAATTACTTTAAGAGTTTTATGGCAATCCCTGCAAGAGGTTTTTGAGATATTTGTAACAGAACATGCCGGCACCGCACACAATATTAAGACACGAGTCAGATGGAATAcagttgtttttccattttaattcaTAGAAATAACTAATTGatataaaatgttaaagaaattaaaaaaaaatgctgaagttTGACTTCAGTTACTTTGACAATGCACGCATTAAGACAACAATGCACGCGTTAAGACAATATACAGGCTTTACAGGCTTACTTACAGGCCTCTGGAGGAATAGAGTTCAGCATCGTCTAGCAGATATTGTATTTGTTCATTTAGCATATGTCTCTGTAAAGctgaagaaacaaacaagaTAAACATAAGTCAATGTAAAGTTAATGATGGTATACAAAAGGTTTGCAACAGAGCATCTTTAGTTGGACGATATCAGGAAAAAGGATGGTGCCACTGACATGACTGTACAACTAAATGTTAcagaactggaaaaaaataatcccaACAAACCTGTTCTAACAGCACTGTAAACAGTGGTATAGAACACAAAGTGAGGTCTAACACACCTTGACATGTTCACTGTTTTAGAAAGTATGCTGATGGAATAGGCAAGTTCAGTTTGCAAGTTGACATCTTTTCCAAATGGATCCACCATAATGCAAAAGAACAATGCAGtacaataaagaaatgaccATGTTCAGacgtttttttttcaagctaaaaaaaactgtttaaaaacaaaatctgcaCTTCTAAAAACAAGCAACCCTACTCAAATGCCCATGTAAGTTTCTTCCTTGAAGAATATTTCTAATGGTCAAGTTCCTATGATAAAAGTTGAAATAGATATTTTCCCATTTCTTAGACCACTGGCAGTCTCAGAAATGCCTGGTAAGCCATCTTTGGATGCCAAAATATGTCCCGcaagtgttttaaaataaatataggtCTGTGCCACTATAAGGGCACTGAAATCATTGAGTCTTTTGTCTTGTGAGATTTCTCTAAGGTGGTCCATCCTCCAGATGTCTTCAGTGGCCCTTAGTACATGTCTGCCTCTTCTTCCCAAGGAAGCctcaaatgtctgtttttattttatccaaAGAGTTGTCGATCTTTGTGAGAGTCTTTTTGATGCGCAGTGCTGTTAATCTGGCTGATGGATTCTGGTACCAGCACTCCTTCATGAGTTTAGCCATGGAGGTTAAAGTCTAAAAATAAGGGAGAATAAAAATCGATCAATGTGCCCGAAGTAAACACTATAATATTTCATTTCTACAAGCTCAAGACATGATTTTTgtattacagaaaaaaagtaaCTACTTACTGGGTCTGAAAACCATCTGTTTGGGATGTTGGGCCTCTGCTGATCCACACACACAACTTTCCTCATATCCTCAAAACTGGGATCATTTGGGACCACATCATGAAAAGGGGGCTTGTAGTCCTCTACAATTCCTACATGAAGAGCAGAGAAATGGCACCGTTTAGGAGTGTACAGTACATAAACACATCTTATAACGATGGAGATGACTGACATTTAAAATCAGATATATAAAGATGTTGATGCATAGTTTTTAAGATACTGAGTGACTTTTTTCATAAAGTCACTCAGTATCTTAAATGCTTCTGAAAGCCGCCTTCCTACCCTAATGTGATAAACCTATTTAACGGTGAACATAAGAAGTGGgtttttatttcacataaaTAAGTGCAGATGCTTCTGAATAGACAGATTTATCAAGGACAAGTCTTTCCATCAATATAAAAAGCTTTTACTCAGTTCAGGCTGAAGCAatgatttgtttcatttctgaAGAAAGGCCTGACTGCAGCCATATCAATGCAATATGTTTGCAAACAGTACAAATATGCCAGCCCAATTTTCTGATCAccaacacagcagctgttctttttatagttaatgttatctcgagcacacacgcacgcacacacacatctaacAGATGGCCTTGTGACTTAGTGATGTAATCAAGACAGGTCAGTACTGAATCCAGCAGGACAATGTTGTGTAAAACATGTACTGACCATTACTGACTGTCCTCCTGGCAATCTCCCACAGGACAAGGCCCAAGGCCCAGATATCCACTCTCTTGTAGGACTCGAAGCAGTCCGTCTGGATGGAGTCATCAAGCACTTCAGGGGCCATGTAGCGCTTTGTTCCAACTTTAGGGTTGTTCCCCACATCTAACTCATTTGTGTCTTGAAAATGCATGACCGCCAGACcttaaatggaaacaaaaaatttaaaactttATACAAATACTCAAATGAACTATTTGAAACAGTTTATtactaaatatttcaaattACGTCATCATCCAAGAGAGGCAACAATAAACAATGCAGATACTTGAGTGGAAGGAGACTAAGTTTGAGACACTCATCTTTTAAATCAGTTAATCAAAAGACTTTTCGGTCCTGTTCCCCGAGACAGGATGTACTCCAACACAACAACAACTCGCTTAGGAGACAAACAGCAGCTACCATGTTTCTAAGGACAGCAAAATGCGTCATTCAGAGCAGCATTTATTAAATCGAGCCTGTAAACATGTCAAGCCTGTCGCCAGGTTATGGCCTGTACCTGAATTAGATATTATTCAAGCATCTGAGAATGGAACATTGATGTATTAGATAAAGTGGTCCAAGGTcctcaaaatgtgtttttggttAAGGGCAGAATCATACCCTTGGAAGTGGTTATTTATTTCCTAAATAACAAATATGGCTGAGCAGATAGGGCCTCACACACAGCTTTGTAGACAGCGGTCTACATGTTGCGAGGGGGCAGAGCCAAAATAAATATGTGGAATGATGGGTCCGTGGGTCTGTGTCCTGTTCGTTCGTTATTCAACCAACCCAGGAGAAGACAGAAGTTAgaacatacaaagagctgaagtgaaaccgagtgttaaaaacaatgaagggGTGTGCTGCTATAGCTCATATGGTTGACCAGGCTACCCATATGCCAAAGACTATGCCCTCAGTATTCTCACCTAGGTCAGCAATGCTGCACTGGCCATTCTTTTTCACCAATATGTTTTTGCTCTTCAGGTCTCGGTGGGCAATGGCTGGCTTGCCCTGAGTACCGAAGATCTCGACATGCAAGTGCGCCAGACCACTCGCAATGGAGAGCGACATGCGGAGGCAGCTGGTTGCGTCGAGGGTGTTGAGCTGAAGGTAATCGTACAAAGAGCCCATCTCGTGAAAGTGAGTGATGAGCCACAGCTGAGTGCTGGAGTTCCTCGAAGTCATGTCTGAAGCGATGAAGCCTACGTTGAGACATTAAATGTTGTTGATCaacacaaatgtaaaataacGTGAAACCAATGAGACACtacaatacaataaatattGACAAGATAGTTAGCTAGGCACTGATTTTAATATAAACTATCTTTAGACAACATACTGCCCGTGCGGTTGGAACACTCTACTCCTTGTCATGCATCCCGGGTTGTGCCTACAGCCAGGTACACGCAGCCTGATGTTATGTTAACGCTAATGGTTGTTGTGTCCTTCAGTGCATATTACAGTTTGCTAAACCTGATCATGTATTAAAAGGTTACATACCCAAGATATTTTCATGTCTCAGCAGTACAGTGTTGTAGATTTCAGTCTCTCTGAACCAAGACTTTTCATCTCGAGAGGAGAAAATTTTAACTGCAACATTCTCTCCCTGCCATTGGCCCCTCCACACTTCACCATAACGCCCTTTACCtggcaagtaaaaataaaaaaattttcaaaattatgAAGCAgtagacacatgcacacacttctCAAGAACACAGTTTCTTCATAGAACAGTCGACATGTTTTGTCTGGAAGACTGTCACAAACAGGGAAACGGTGGCCAAAATCAAGGTAAATGAAGCCTTAAGTTTATGTTAATACACACTTTTTGTTCTTAAATACTATGAGCACACTTGGTGGGCTCTATTATGTGAAACATTTACACTTGCATTGATCTATTATTTGCTGCAACAATGAAAATTCATCAATTCATTTCTCATATCATAAATatctctgcagctttttaaGAGAACCTTTTTAGTTCATCGAGACACTGAATTGCTAGTTAATAGAGAGTAATATTTAGCTGCAAAGACAATTATCTGTCAAAAAGATAGGACAAGCAAGATAAGGTAAAGAGAAAGTGAACTATGTAAATTAAATTTATCAGAAGGGCAGAAAAACAGTGTTGTATGAATGCTAATGTAACTGTATTTTCTTAAGGTCCAACTGTATTAGTAGCCATAACTTTGTAGGCTGGTGTTTACTGTTAAAGTCAGCGTTTTATTGATTGATTCTATACTCTCCTCCAGTGGCTAAAAATCAATTCATGTAGCCCCAATTGTAATAAAATTTGGTTTAAAGGAGTGATGAAGCGTGAGGCATGACCTCATTTCAACACTGGTGACTTTCAATACAAGTACCTTTTCATACAAACACATTGTGGCAATGTGTTTGTATGAAAATATGCTCACACTTGCCAGTATTTTCACTGACACTTATCATAAAACAATCTCAAGACTGAATTGCAATTTTGGCTCAGGGGACTTCACTGCTGAGCTGTTTCACATTCACTCTGGCTTAGTTTCGGGATATGCTCACAATACTCGCCTATTTTGCaaccaatttctttttttttttttttaattctctcacTGATTTATTTCAAGATTTGCAAGTTCTTGAATTTCATGTTTTGAATGCTTACACAGAACTTACAAGCTACAAGCTGAACCAGGAACTCTGATTTGAAGGGTTATCAGATAGCAAGATACCCAATGAAAGGTTATAAATTATCAGCCAATAATCAGCTCATACCTTAATGTATATCAAACGCGATATTCCAAAATACCGTAAAAATCTGCTATACACCCATCAACCACAAAATGAAACCACAGGACCTATGCATGTGTCCTGTGCTGTTGTGCAATGGGACATTGAAAATATATCTTCTGGGTCCTGTTGGCTGCAAAATGGAGCCTCTGATAAATATTGCTTTGATAGATGCTCCACTGTACTGAGTTCTGGGGAGTTTAGAAGCAGGGTCAGCACTTCGGACTCCGTCGGTTTCTGAAGTTTAAACTGTATTCTGATGCAAATTATTCTGCTGGAGGAGGATGCTGCTTTTGGAGAGTGTTGATTCCCTATTGGGGGTGGTCAAGAACAATATTTAagtaggtggtacgtgtcaaaaTAACATCCAAATGAATGCCAGGAACTGTGGTTTCCTAGCAAAATGTTGACAAGACGATAAATGTTATATACTTCCACCCATCAGtgcttttaatgttgtggctggtCAGCATATATACACTCAATATACATGGCTGTATAAGTTTGTCCTTATACAGCCATGTATATGGCCAGAACTGTAAAGCTGCTCCTATGCTTAATTTGAGACCAGGACCATCCCCATACAGATGAAATATACAAAACGTTTTTTTGACACAGGACCTTCTCTCTGCTCAGTTTCAGTGTCACCTTAAAATGAAGGAGGAGGCTGaactcccccaccccccaccccaactgTGCTATTGCAAATATGAATGCAGTCTTTGAAAGAACACCTACCCACACACTCATTGAGTGTGATTTGTCGTGCAACAGTTCTCTGAACAAGGAAAGGGAGTCCTGAGCCACTTCCTGAAGTGCAGGAATGATCCAGCAAATCCTGGAAAAGagaaaaccatttttttttttaatttaaaaaaaagagcttatgcatttgtttgtgtctgtggaTATATTTACATCTGAGCTTCCTGAATGAAAAGCTTCCCAAAAGAATCCCGTGGCTCAAGCCtaaaaatgatgaaatatgGAGCATCTGGGACTCCGATGGAGATTAATACAAGCAGCCTGTCTTTGATGTGGCACCCACATGGGATGGAGGGGGCCAAGCTGTGTGTACCAAGAtaatgtgtgtgggtgtgtgtgtgtgtgtgtgtgtttctgtgctagTGGTGCAGAGTGCCCCCTGCTGAGTAAATAACAGAAGTACCACCCCCTCCCTGGTGACTGGTGTGGGTGCTGAAGATTTTATCTAATCCAAGGGCCAGACTCCAAAACAGGCGCAATGCTGCTAagccttttatttttatctcatCTGTAAGACGTGCAGCATCCCAGTGCTAACACAGGAGGGCAGTGCACAGCAACAGAGTCAGCAGCTGCTGAGCAAAACAAATGACTAACTGGGAGGGGAGAATGAGGATTGAAAATAGAGGAGAGTGATGCCTCAGATAAACAAATGCATAATGCAAGAGCTGCCTGGGACACAATATGGAATCAACACACATGCAAGGCGAGGGCCATAAAATGAATGATGAGTTACTCTGCAGAGAGTTTAAATCCTTCTCTTTGGTGCAGGATTGTTTTTAGGAGTGCATCTTTGGGCCGGGCTATTAAGCAGCAGAATGTGATCAGAACGTTGCAATCTCATCATAATCAGAGGGGAAGTCTAGGCAGCAGCTACTGAGGGACAAACACTTTTCACAAGCACACCGTTGTTCataataacctttttttttttggtactgcaaagcactttttaatcaggCTGAAGCAAACATTCTATGGCTCCATATTTAGGCCCTTCATTTCCAAGTATACTGAAGGACAATGGTCAAGGACTGACTCTGTATTGTgtctttgacacacacacacacacacacacacacacacacacacacacacacacacacacacacacacacacacacacacacacacacacacacacacacacacaaaaaaaacctttaatagTGGGAAACATTACTTGCAAATttcataattaaaaatgaatcagaTAATCTGGAGTTTGAAAAGTTTAGACCATAAGCTTATACATGCTTATCAAAAGAGAACAACTCTTGAAAGATTACTGAATGACAAAATGGACGGTAACAACCAAGTATTTTGCTAAGGCAGCAATTGGACACTGAGCAGTTTATGCTGAACATGATTACACAGTGTGTGAGCCAATGAATGTGTTGGGTTGTCTTTCAGACTAAATGCTAACCGCAGGACTCCACCTAAATTCTGGATCAGTTTAACGGGCttcaaaaccacagaaaacttAAAACCCATGCATGAgtggagagaaaagaaacagcaaaagACATTCCTCTAACagactgggggaaaaaaagctgggAGGAGCAATGCCACCACCcacacatttcatacattaGCATCAAGTGTACACTGCTTTAATCTTTCTTTACTCAACAAACAAGCAACAAAAGGCTCTTAAACgtaaggagaaaaagttcagagCAACAGTCTGCATGGTTTAATTTAACCATATTTTGAGACAGATGTTGCACAAGTTGACCCAACCGACTAGCACACCAAGGCTGAGATTACACTCACTTGTAGACATGCATGTAGACAGCTGTGGACGCCACAGATGAGTTGTCGTTCCCACTTTTTTCCATGCCCACTAGACATTCATACAGAGCCTTACTTCTGTTCTCTGATAAGTAAATTTATATCACTATGCTACGTTTAGGCACAATCGAGCtataatttaaatcaaattactAAAAATATGAgtactttttaaatgaaaagcaaactttGTGGAGTTTTTCCAGGTTTAACTCATCCCAGGAGAAGGAGACTTTAATTACGGTGCCACAGCATGATGGTTTGATCACAAGACTGAATGCTGTTTATGATGTTGACATGGCTCTTATCTTTCAAATAGTGGAAATGTGTACAAAGAGAAGGTAAATGTCCCTACTAATCCAACAGTATTTAGAAATCATCACTGGAACCCCTCAAGGTAACACAACACATAATTAGAGAATAGGATTCATATCTCTGTCATTGGAGCACACATTTCCACAGCAATGTGTCCAATGTGTGACTTTACCTGTAGTCTCTGTGATCCATGAGTCACTGCatcgccctttttttttttttaaagattaaatatgCTACCTTCTTAatacaaagttgtttttttcttttcaaaacaaTGCTAACAGCTTGCTTTGTTCACAACAGTCTTGATAGTCTTGCAAGAAACTGTACATCATACCTGGCATCTTACAAAGGGAAAGTAATGGATGCAAATAAAAGACTGGAATTTGATTAGGCTTTATATCAAACAAACTAGTGCATTAAACTATGCCTTGAGCTGCTAATAATATTGATTTTTCAGATGCTGTATGAAGGTAGCCACCTTCGTGCCATCAGCTACTCACCGCCAGAGTGCTCTCCCCCACGTTAGAAGCTATAAGCCCGTCAATAGTTCCATATTCAGCATCTCGTGAGGTTAGTCTCTCCATTTGGTTGTGGTGGATCCTTCTGAACACCAGGATAGCAACAGccgagaggaagatgagaacaATGATGGGTGCCATGATGACAATAGCTAGTGTGGTCAAACTGTAGCTGGATCGTTCATCAGCTGTTAAGGAAAGAAAATTTACAGTGTTACTATCAGGTCATCATTTTGGATATTATTAGAACACaaagtttacattttaaagATTAAATCTAGCTTATATTGGTCTGGAGTTGGTCTAGGTTGCTTGCAGTAAATCACACTACAGTGAGTTCATTAAACTTCAGAATCAGATCCAATAAGGGAGCGGTCTTGGACCACACATGATGTGGCTTCAACCATACACAAATCACAGGATTGCAGCACTCTGCAGGTCTTCTGAAGAAACAAGTTGCAGTGGGTGTGAGGGTGCACAGAATATGCACACACAGGAGCATTCACTCATATGCCCACATAGTGGATCTCATCAAGTCAGCAGAGGCCATCCTGAGGAACTGAACACCATTCACACTTTCCAAACATTCCAAGGGAAAGACTGCTCAGCTCTGATTCCAGCATAGACAATGATCCCCTTTTCTCAACTTGCATAATGAACTCCTTCTTCCAAATACATATAACTAGCAACACTTTCTAGGGGTTCACTATGTTTGAATCAAGCGCACAGATGGGGAAATGCATTTAGCTgcaaaatatacacatatacacacatacacatatacacacatacacatatacacagataTATACACATAGATatagacacagagagagagagagagagagagagataagagagacacagagagagacacatagagacacatatatatacacatatatacacatatagatATAACATATACACAGAGATAagagatagatatagatatatatagatataattaatattatataatatataatatatatataatatatatattatattatatattatatatattatatataatatatatatttgcagctaaatgcatatatataaatgcataatatatatatatatatatatatatatatatatatatatatatatatatatatatatatatatatatatatatataaaaacaagacCATCAATGATGGGAATATCCTCCCACAGTTaatgagattataaaataaatgtagatgtcaggataacattacagccccatttcataatagaaaaacctccagcagatatcttattaccttctgcaaaactattttgccctaatttggaggccttgcccaAACTAAACTTTGAtgatccaaatacttttagttacccctgggttagtaaagata from Archocentrus centrarchus isolate MPI-CPG fArcCen1 chromosome 21, fArcCen1, whole genome shotgun sequence carries:
- the LOC115800455 gene encoding activin receptor type-1-like, whose translation is MMSVDVLLLVLITLVLPSSSLEGEGSGRYECLCDGSSCSSEGRCFGQQCFNSLAMINGTSVTRKGCILGNKDPSLSCESSPTPQLVVKCCYGHLCNMNISLNFPLRDVQLSAGRPVLRDQDCVCEGSVCEHDHRCTGQHCFSALKMIDGAAVQQKGCLRDDEEGRATCAMPPSSAHVVKCCQGHLCNMNVTVQAPGKGTVVLSKSLSKEEHECVCEGGSCATGNRCLGYQCFSSLTVSAGTVVSQKGCFRVLEQSTMTCKTPPSRDQIVECCQGHLCNMNSTVELPVEADERSSYSLTTLAIVIMAPIIVLIFLSAVAILVFRRIHHNQMERLTSRDAEYGTIDGLIASNVGESTLADLLDHSCTSGSGSGLPFLVQRTVARQITLNECVGKGRYGEVWRGQWQGENVAVKIFSSRDEKSWFRETEIYNTVLLRHENILGFIASDMTSRNSSTQLWLITHFHEMGSLYDYLQLNTLDATSCLRMSLSIASGLAHLHVEIFGTQGKPAIAHRDLKSKNILVKKNGQCSIADLGLAVMHFQDTNELDVGNNPKVGTKRYMAPEVLDDSIQTDCFESYKRVDIWALGLVLWEIARRTVSNGIVEDYKPPFHDVVPNDPSFEDMRKVVCVDQQRPNIPNRWFSDPTLTSMAKLMKECWYQNPSARLTALRIKKTLTKIDNSLDKIKTDI